A stretch of the Bacteroidota bacterium genome encodes the following:
- a CDS encoding DUF58 domain-containing protein, whose amino-acid sequence MPLKGNEDHRKYLDPAVISKLASLDIKTKFVVEGFMLGLHRSPYHGFSIEFSQHRPYIQGDSLKDVDWKIYGKTDRYFIKQYEEETNLKAHILLDTSGSMRFASEGNISKLEYGKILASVLAYMLIKQNDAAGLYLYSNKIEKVLPPKATRIYLDEIMKALSTAEGSGISDTAASVAGIADKITRRGLIIVISDLFEDPDNILEAIKKLTISKSRVVVFQIVDPLERSFAFTKDAIFKDMETGSEISTQPQQIAKAYKEAFESFTTKIKSGCLNSGIDYNLIDTSQPFDVPVSTFLRKRI is encoded by the coding sequence ATGCCGTTGAAAGGGAACGAGGATCACAGAAAATATCTTGATCCGGCGGTTATTTCAAAGCTCGCCTCTTTAGACATAAAAACAAAATTTGTGGTAGAGGGCTTCATGCTTGGTTTGCACAGAAGCCCCTATCACGGTTTTAGTATCGAATTTTCCCAGCACAGACCCTACATTCAGGGCGATTCCCTGAAAGATGTTGACTGGAAGATCTATGGCAAGACCGACCGTTATTTCATAAAGCAATACGAAGAAGAGACAAATCTCAAAGCTCATATTCTTCTTGATACCAGCGGATCGATGAGATTTGCTTCTGAAGGCAACATTTCAAAACTTGAATACGGGAAGATTCTTGCCTCTGTTTTGGCATATATGCTGATCAAACAAAACGATGCTGCAGGTCTGTACCTTTACAGTAACAAAATAGAAAAAGTACTCCCTCCAAAAGCAACCCGGATTTATCTTGACGAGATAATGAAAGCGTTATCCACAGCCGAAGGGTCCGGCATATCTGACACGGCGGCGTCTGTGGCGGGAATTGCCGATAAAATTACCCGGAGAGGGTTGATTATTGTAATTTCAGATTTGTTCGAAGACCCTGATAACATATTGGAAGCGATAAAAAAACTGACCATCTCGAAGAGCAGAGTAGTGGTTTTTCAAATTGTTGATCCCCTTGAAAGAAGTTTTGCATTTACAAAGGATGCCATATTCAAGGATATGGAAACCGGTTCGGAAATTTCCACGCAACCACAGCAAATTGCAAAGGCATACAAAGAAGCATTCGAGTCGTTTACCACCAAAATCAAGTCAGGTTGCTTGAACAGTGGAATCGACTACAATTTGATTGACACTTCGCAGCCGTTCGATGTGCCGGTTTCAACATTTCTTAGAAAGCGAATATAG
- a CDS encoding STAS domain-containing protein, with translation MKMKVTERYEAIVIELKGNVLGGPEANEYSDTIKKFLSEGKKNIVVDLGEVKFMNSSGLGMLIAGLTTVNKENGKLKLANVEEKIHSLLVITKLVTIFESYPSVEDALASF, from the coding sequence ATGAAAATGAAAGTAACTGAACGGTATGAAGCCATCGTCATTGAACTTAAGGGCAATGTCCTTGGCGGTCCCGAAGCTAATGAGTACAGCGATACCATCAAAAAATTCCTCTCCGAAGGGAAAAAGAATATCGTTGTTGATCTCGGAGAAGTAAAATTTATGAATTCATCCGGTCTAGGCATGCTTATCGCAGGTTTGACCACGGTGAATAAAGAGAATGGTAAACTTAAACTCGCCAATGTTGAAGAAAAAATCCACAGCCTCTTGGTAATTACCAAGCTGGTTACAATTTTTGAAAGCTATCCTTCTGTTGAAGACGCACTGGCAAGTTTCTAA
- a CDS encoding PAS domain S-box protein, with protein MLLYAILVAIGVEIHLGVEQVAPFWPASALLLAALYYFDRKDHPLVYILAVIPHTLLNMYDGSGLLLSFLFSVANIGTTFLQYEFLLRVSPNLLQFEDTFEILYFIISGFVKSLMAATLGAISISLLTNQTASSIEVIKVWATAEWVCLLYLTPVFFVFAKTGISLQIAKVPNRKLAEGFLLALYILGIAIFAQTQMSDQREFLFKYLAMPGIIWSLFRFRTRTNFYVLLGFFLLLVANLLENEGLFRYREEELKTTILDMNLYASVIASISLFILVSLNQQKRGLRLVEDGRKKLKAIFENAPVPYIILDSSGKIIDCNEEFCKMFNDKGECNKNKKITDLLTEDSAERFDRFLASGKDELEDILEFLNSAGEKIIVHFKMRKNSEFEISFYCSMENITEKHQIETAARSAEERYRYLFDHSPEGILVLDPNSFRIIEYNLVAAGLIGAGENANYNFLQLLKLNKEEEKRLFDKVNAGEIFTGSVSFGKPGNTRAYLELTLSKVVINKKRSLICLIRDVTTQKKSERTRKLNRLRLESLLRLKESLSGNNLEFLGEIAEEAKAVTEAKESIAFFFDEGEVLVAHYKDEILLSSAFRYDEFTTSQIAIEWSELFNSDIPFMRIKEIYGSDGSNTNHFIGYPALEMKYPEIAIGVVSQTDYDEGDLDHFTLFCESIKSVVSKNAADLENRYLLLAVQQNTASIVITDPKGNIKYVNPQFEKITGYSFEEVKGKNPRVLKSGETPPDEYKTMWETISTGEGWKGVFHNKKKNGELYWESASLSPIKDHLGIITGYLAIKNDITVERQMEQDLTQREKRFHTLWEHSLDPMRLTDAEGKLVMVNEAYCKLFGLSKADMTGKIFTDYLDESAYQNARERYKAKFAARSIPNYQESLLHLKNGDKIWVNILSRFMEYDDGEMLLLAIFRDITDIKRRESELNDARQRAETMNRLKSIFLANMSHELRTPLINIMGYAEILMDEVEDEGNKEMLSSIVNGGERLRDTLNSLLDLSNLESDKTDTLFSVHDLNSLAQKIFREFEEAAKLKRLRYEIELSDVAPLALLDEKLLSQVLRNLVNNAIKYTDTGFVKVVTGISGSGKQKTAFLKVVDSGIGIPDEMKEQIFEPFRQVSEGNGRKYEGAGLGLTIARKYVELMAGELTVESQFGSGSIFEIGFISENEVTGEDEESDNPDKKKILIVEDDAVCANLMKMYLLKSYDITVAHTGEEALELLSEDKFDILILDINLPGGMSGVEIAHIVREMEVYQKTPLVAITAFSLPGDQQRFLESGFQCFVEKPFKRDDFISRINELMKD; from the coding sequence ATGTTGCTCTATGCCATATTAGTGGCAATCGGAGTGGAGATTCATCTTGGTGTAGAGCAGGTAGCTCCGTTCTGGCCCGCAAGTGCACTTTTACTTGCAGCTTTATATTATTTTGACCGTAAAGATCATCCCCTGGTCTATATATTGGCGGTAATACCACATACTCTTCTCAATATGTACGATGGCAGCGGATTATTGCTGTCGTTTCTGTTTTCTGTTGCCAACATAGGCACTACCTTTCTGCAGTATGAGTTCCTGCTTCGCGTCAGTCCAAATCTGTTACAGTTCGAAGACACTTTTGAGATACTCTATTTCATAATCAGCGGATTTGTCAAGAGTCTTATGGCGGCAACTCTGGGTGCAATATCCATAAGTCTGCTTACCAACCAGACGGCCAGTTCCATTGAAGTGATTAAGGTATGGGCTACTGCCGAGTGGGTCTGCCTGCTTTATCTTACTCCCGTCTTTTTTGTGTTTGCAAAGACAGGTATCAGCCTTCAAATCGCAAAAGTTCCGAACAGAAAGCTGGCAGAGGGATTTCTTCTCGCGCTTTATATCCTCGGAATTGCAATATTTGCTCAGACCCAAATGAGCGATCAGCGGGAATTTTTGTTTAAATATCTCGCCATGCCGGGGATAATATGGTCGCTCTTCAGATTCAGAACCCGCACAAATTTTTATGTCCTTTTGGGATTTTTTCTCCTTCTTGTAGCAAACCTGCTGGAGAATGAGGGATTGTTCAGGTACAGGGAAGAGGAGTTGAAGACAACCATACTTGATATGAATCTTTATGCTTCTGTAATCGCATCGATCTCATTGTTTATTTTGGTGTCTTTAAACCAGCAGAAAAGGGGACTCAGGCTGGTTGAGGACGGGAGGAAAAAACTTAAGGCAATCTTCGAAAATGCTCCGGTTCCATATATTATTCTCGACAGCAGCGGAAAAATTATCGACTGTAACGAAGAATTTTGCAAAATGTTCAACGATAAAGGGGAGTGTAACAAGAATAAAAAAATAACTGATTTGCTCACGGAAGACTCTGCCGAAAGATTTGACCGCTTCCTTGCTTCAGGGAAGGATGAACTGGAAGACATACTGGAATTTTTGAATTCTGCCGGAGAGAAAATCATTGTTCATTTCAAAATGAGAAAAAATTCCGAGTTTGAAATCAGTTTTTATTGTTCAATGGAGAACATCACCGAAAAGCATCAGATAGAGACCGCAGCCCGCTCTGCGGAGGAGAGATACCGTTATCTTTTTGACCATTCACCTGAAGGGATACTCGTTCTCGATCCCAATTCGTTCAGGATAATCGAATATAATCTGGTGGCTGCCGGACTGATTGGAGCGGGGGAAAATGCGAATTATAATTTCCTTCAACTCCTGAAGTTGAATAAAGAGGAAGAGAAAAGACTTTTTGACAAAGTAAACGCGGGTGAAATATTTACGGGTTCAGTCAGTTTTGGCAAACCCGGAAATACAAGGGCGTACCTTGAACTCACCTTGAGTAAAGTGGTAATAAACAAAAAAAGATCGCTTATCTGTCTCATTCGTGATGTAACAACCCAGAAGAAATCCGAAAGGACGAGAAAGTTAAACAGACTCAGACTGGAGTCGTTGTTAAGGTTAAAAGAGAGTCTCTCCGGAAACAACCTTGAGTTTCTCGGTGAAATTGCAGAAGAAGCGAAGGCAGTAACTGAAGCGAAAGAGAGCATAGCCTTTTTCTTCGATGAAGGAGAAGTGCTGGTCGCCCATTACAAAGATGAGATATTGCTGAGCAGTGCATTCAGGTACGATGAATTTACAACGAGTCAGATCGCAATCGAGTGGTCGGAACTGTTTAATTCCGACATACCATTTATGAGAATAAAGGAGATCTACGGCTCGGACGGCTCCAACACTAATCACTTCATTGGATATCCAGCACTTGAGATGAAGTACCCTGAAATAGCCATTGGAGTGGTTTCTCAGACTGATTATGATGAAGGGGATCTGGATCATTTTACACTCTTCTGCGAGTCGATAAAAAGTGTCGTTTCCAAGAATGCTGCCGACCTTGAAAACAGATATTTATTGCTTGCAGTCCAGCAAAATACTGCATCGATAGTTATTACCGATCCCAAAGGCAATATCAAGTATGTCAATCCGCAATTTGAGAAAATAACGGGTTACAGTTTTGAGGAAGTGAAGGGGAAAAACCCAAGAGTATTAAAATCAGGCGAAACACCGCCGGATGAGTATAAAACCATGTGGGAAACCATTTCCACAGGTGAGGGGTGGAAGGGAGTTTTCCACAACAAGAAGAAGAATGGTGAACTTTACTGGGAATCTGCATCTCTCTCTCCGATCAAAGATCATTTGGGTATTATAACAGGATATCTGGCGATCAAAAATGATATCACTGTGGAACGACAAATGGAACAGGATTTGACACAGCGGGAGAAGAGATTCCATACATTGTGGGAACACTCTCTCGATCCGATGAGGCTCACAGATGCCGAAGGGAAGCTCGTGATGGTAAATGAAGCCTATTGCAAGCTGTTTGGTTTGTCAAAGGCTGATATGACCGGGAAAATATTTACCGATTATCTGGATGAGTCTGCATATCAAAATGCACGAGAGAGATACAAAGCGAAATTTGCAGCGAGGTCGATACCCAATTATCAGGAATCGTTACTTCACTTGAAGAATGGTGACAAGATCTGGGTAAACATCCTGAGCCGGTTCATGGAATATGACGACGGTGAGATGCTTCTCCTTGCAATATTCAGAGATATAACAGACATCAAACGGCGTGAATCAGAATTGAATGATGCACGGCAAAGAGCCGAGACGATGAACAGGTTGAAAAGTATTTTCCTCGCAAACATGAGTCACGAATTGCGTACACCACTTATAAATATTATGGGTTACGCAGAGATTCTGATGGATGAAGTGGAAGATGAGGGGAACAAGGAGATGCTTTCATCAATAGTTAATGGAGGCGAGAGACTTCGCGACACATTAAATTCGCTCCTTGACCTCTCCAATCTTGAATCCGACAAGACAGACACTCTCTTTTCTGTTCACGATCTGAACTCGCTGGCGCAGAAAATTTTCAGGGAATTTGAGGAAGCAGCGAAGTTAAAGAGGTTGAGGTATGAGATTGAACTTAGCGATGTGGCACCGCTGGCTTTGCTGGATGAGAAACTTCTGTCGCAGGTGTTGCGAAATCTCGTGAACAATGCCATCAAATATACTGATACAGGATTTGTCAAGGTGGTTACCGGTATTTCGGGGAGCGGGAAACAAAAAACTGCATTCCTGAAAGTTGTCGACTCAGGTATAGGTATTCCTGACGAAATGAAAGAGCAGATATTTGAACCTTTCAGACAGGTAAGTGAGGGCAACGGAAGAAAATATGAGGGAGCAGGTCTTGGGCTTACCATTGCCCGCAAGTATGTGGAGTTGATGGCTGGTGAACTTACAGTTGAGAGTCAGTTTGGTTCCGGTTCGATATTTGAAATTGGTTTTATTTCAGAGAATGAAGTGACAGGCGAGGATGAGGAAAGTGATAATCCGGACAAGAAAAAGATTCTTATCGTCGAAGATGATGCTGTCTGTGCCAACCTAATGAAGATGTACCTCCTAAAGAGTTATGACATTACAGTAGCACATACCGGTGAAGAAGCTCTGGAGTTGCTAAGCGAAGACAAATTTGACATATTGATCCTTGATATCAATCTTCCTGGTGGTATGAGCGGTGTGGAAATTGCACACATCGTCAGGGAGATGGAGGTCTATCAGAAGACCCCGCTGGTTGCAATTACAGCGTTTTCACTCCCCGGAGATCAACAGAGGTTTCTCGAGTCAGGATTCCAGTGTTTCGTCGAGAAGCCATTCAAGAGGGATGATTTTATATCCCGCATCAATGAACTGATGAAGGATTAG
- a CDS encoding HAMP domain-containing histidine kinase, which translates to MSGGPATANIKMALIFAALLIAAGTLYYTHTIVQKLQARERQIVQLYANTLEYIANSEDNTDLTFLLENIIQPIDFEVILSDAKDNVDMSGAQNFRNVKMDSTLSKEKLQKFFRDKIISMDDANSPILVKHVMGTDTLVLNKIHFGESTLVTQLRFFPYVQMLIAFLFIITAYIGFSQIKRSEQSNIWVGMAKETAHQFGTPLTSLMGWIELLKLNYSDPDKVLDTAEEINNDVHKLSRITNRFSKIGSKAELKKENVKDSLTEIYEYFSRRLPRLGKKVDLVLQGDDKAEAFINKELFGWVIENLIKNALDAIDHSTGRIVVNVVQVKNKIEIDVTDNGKGIDLKRRKDVFRPGYSTKTRGWGLGLSLSKRIIEEYHAGKIFVSNSIPGEGTTFKIILNKAGNS; encoded by the coding sequence ATGTCGGGCGGTCCGGCTACCGCAAATATCAAAATGGCTCTTATTTTTGCTGCCCTGCTTATTGCTGCCGGTACTCTTTACTATACCCATACAATCGTTCAAAAACTTCAGGCAAGAGAAAGGCAGATAGTGCAGCTCTATGCCAATACTCTGGAGTATATTGCGAACTCCGAAGACAATACCGATCTGACCTTCCTGCTTGAAAATATTATTCAACCGATCGATTTCGAAGTTATTCTCTCCGATGCGAAGGACAATGTCGATATGTCGGGGGCACAGAATTTTCGTAATGTAAAGATGGATTCCACCCTCTCCAAAGAGAAACTTCAAAAATTCTTCAGGGACAAAATAATTTCGATGGATGATGCCAATTCCCCCATCCTCGTAAAACATGTAATGGGAACCGACACTCTCGTCCTGAACAAAATTCATTTTGGTGAATCAACTCTCGTAACCCAGCTCCGGTTCTTCCCCTATGTGCAGATGCTGATTGCATTCCTCTTCATAATTACTGCATATATTGGATTCAGCCAGATAAAAAGGAGCGAACAGAGCAACATCTGGGTGGGTATGGCTAAGGAAACTGCCCATCAGTTCGGTACCCCACTTACAAGTTTGATGGGGTGGATTGAACTGTTAAAATTGAATTACAGCGATCCCGACAAGGTGCTCGACACAGCAGAGGAGATCAACAATGATGTCCATAAATTGAGCAGAATAACGAACAGATTCTCAAAGATCGGTTCGAAAGCAGAACTTAAAAAGGAAAATGTCAAAGACAGCCTTACTGAAATTTACGAGTATTTCAGCAGACGACTTCCACGGCTCGGTAAGAAAGTTGATCTGGTTCTACAGGGTGATGACAAGGCGGAAGCTTTTATAAACAAGGAACTTTTTGGCTGGGTTATCGAAAATCTTATCAAAAATGCACTCGACGCAATCGACCACTCCACCGGCAGAATTGTTGTGAATGTGGTGCAGGTGAAAAACAAAATCGAAATTGATGTGACTGATAACGGGAAGGGTATCGACCTGAAGAGAAGAAAAGATGTATTCAGACCGGGTTACAGCACAAAAACCCGTGGATGGGGACTCGGCTTAAGCCTCTCAAAAAGAATTATTGAGGAGTATCATGCCGGAAAAATTTTCGTCTCAAATTCAATTCCGGGTGAAGGGACAACATTCAAGATTATCCTGAATAAAGCGGGGAATTCCTAA
- a CDS encoding tetratricopeptide repeat protein — translation MKKLSFISALLVVLLFAGCGKNPQTYLDEAKKLIEGKKFKDAIKVYETMIKEMPESDSLVVAYFNLGNLYRMPEVAETSKDKLSAVENYKKVFEKFPKSPYAPIALFNSGFIYGNELNDIKNATENYNLLIKNFPDHELAKIAKDDMATLGKTPEELLNEKLKEQDKKAKDGNKEVAHP, via the coding sequence ATGAAAAAATTATCGTTTATTTCAGCCTTGTTAGTGGTATTGTTGTTTGCAGGTTGCGGAAAGAATCCACAGACATACCTTGATGAAGCAAAAAAATTAATTGAGGGCAAAAAATTCAAGGATGCAATCAAGGTTTACGAGACCATGATAAAAGAGATGCCTGAAAGCGACAGCCTTGTAGTTGCGTATTTTAATCTTGGAAACCTGTATCGCATGCCTGAAGTAGCAGAGACATCAAAGGATAAGCTTTCTGCGGTTGAGAACTACAAGAAGGTTTTCGAGAAATTCCCTAAATCACCCTATGCACCGATAGCTCTTTTCAATTCCGGATTTATATACGGCAACGAGTTGAATGATATCAAGAATGCAACAGAGAATTATAATTTACTGATCAAGAATTTTCCGGATCACGAACTTGCAAAGATTGCGAAAGATGACATGGCAACTTTGGGCAAGACCCCCGAAGAACTCCTGAATGAAAAACTTAAAGAGCAGGACAAAAAAGCCAAGGACGGCAACAAAGAAGTTGCTCATCCATAA
- a CDS encoding Stp1/IreP family PP2C-type Ser/Thr phosphatase: MTKKLDRERIDVQVETVAITDPGKERERNEDYFGYLSGEFGFLFVVCDGMGGSAGGELASKTAVDTILEHFDSVTEYYTPYKELQAAFARANTKIRQIALERPEYEGMGSTAVAALIMDDKLTLAHLGDSRIYLYRNRKLFPVTKDHSLVQSLVDRKKIKASKAANHEQKHIITKALGPRAAATAEVSDFIKLYNGDRVLLCTDGLTGEVSGRDIKTILKKNNIEKAAQILVDTANSNGGKDNITIQLIEISGCSNLPLGYVDKNPVHKPRKYENIFIWFLYLTTILLVFVLGYFSYNFFFR; the protein is encoded by the coding sequence ATGACCAAGAAATTAGACCGGGAACGCATTGATGTTCAGGTTGAAACCGTAGCGATAACAGATCCAGGAAAAGAAAGAGAGCGAAACGAAGACTATTTCGGCTACCTTTCAGGTGAGTTTGGTTTCCTGTTTGTGGTATGCGACGGTATGGGTGGTTCTGCCGGAGGTGAGCTTGCCTCGAAGACAGCAGTGGATACCATTCTTGAGCATTTTGACAGTGTGACAGAGTATTACACACCTTACAAGGAGTTGCAGGCTGCTTTCGCGAGAGCAAACACAAAAATAAGGCAGATAGCATTGGAGCGCCCTGAATATGAAGGGATGGGTTCGACTGCCGTTGCTGCCTTGATAATGGATGACAAACTTACCCTTGCACATTTGGGTGACAGCAGAATTTATCTTTACAGAAACAGGAAGCTTTTTCCTGTGACAAAAGACCACTCCCTTGTCCAGTCACTCGTTGACCGCAAAAAGATAAAGGCTTCCAAAGCTGCAAATCACGAGCAGAAACATATAATCACCAAGGCTCTTGGACCCCGTGCAGCAGCAACCGCTGAAGTATCTGATTTTATCAAGCTGTATAATGGTGACAGGGTGTTGCTTTGTACAGACGGACTAACCGGTGAGGTCTCCGGGAGGGATATCAAAACAATCCTCAAGAAAAACAACATTGAAAAGGCAGCCCAGATTCTTGTCGATACCGCGAATTCCAACGGAGGCAAGGATAATATAACAATTCAACTGATTGAAATTTCCGGATGCAGTAACCTTCCTTTAGGTTATGTTGACAAGAATCCCGTCCATAAACCGAGAAAATATGAAAATATTTTTATCTGGTTCCTTTATCTGACAACAATATTGCTTGTGTTTGTTCTCGGGTATTTCTCCTATAACTTCTTCTTTAGATAG
- a CDS encoding adenylosuccinate synthase, with protein MSVTVIVGGQWGDEGKGKIVDILSESHDIVARYQGGANAGHTIQINGRKFVLHLIPSGILRDDVICVIGNGVVIDPAALLEEIELLRQNNISVEGRLFISQNAHLIMPWHKIIDSLNEKGKSKIGTTGKGIGPCYIDKYARKGIRIIDLLDPVKLERKIRENLEEKNNLLADYYKSERLDVEKIVETYLAFDRAIDPYIKDVPAYLNKAIADGKSVLLEGAQGALLDVDHGTYPYVTSSHPTSGGACTGTGIPPTKINEVTAIIKAYTTRVGEGPFPTELLDETGEKLRAKGFEFGATTGRPRRCGWFDAFLVKYSSMVNGTTSVALTKMDVLDSFPEIKVATGYIHKGKLLSNFPVDCDILNECEPVYETVEGWNCDTSGCTSWNDLPDKAKRYIDFISEKAGMKVAIVSIGPNREQTFFV; from the coding sequence ATGAGTGTAACTGTAATTGTTGGCGGACAGTGGGGCGATGAAGGCAAAGGCAAAATTGTTGATATTCTAAGCGAATCCCATGATATCGTGGCACGATATCAGGGAGGTGCGAACGCCGGCCATACAATCCAGATTAACGGTAGAAAATTCGTCCTCCACCTCATCCCTTCAGGGATTCTAAGGGATGATGTTATTTGTGTTATCGGAAATGGTGTGGTTATCGACCCCGCCGCCCTGCTCGAAGAAATCGAACTTCTGAGGCAAAACAACATTTCAGTTGAGGGAAGACTTTTTATAAGTCAGAATGCCCACCTCATAATGCCCTGGCATAAAATCATAGACTCCCTGAATGAAAAAGGGAAATCGAAGATCGGAACAACAGGTAAAGGTATCGGACCCTGTTATATCGATAAATATGCGAGAAAGGGAATCAGAATAATCGACCTTCTCGATCCCGTTAAGCTTGAACGGAAAATCAGAGAAAATCTCGAAGAAAAAAATAACCTCCTCGCAGACTACTACAAAAGCGAACGGCTCGATGTTGAAAAGATTGTTGAGACATACCTTGCCTTCGACAGAGCAATTGACCCCTACATAAAGGATGTTCCTGCTTACCTGAACAAAGCAATCGCTGATGGCAAATCAGTATTGCTCGAGGGTGCCCAGGGTGCCCTTCTCGATGTCGACCATGGAACCTATCCATATGTGACCTCCTCCCACCCCACTTCGGGAGGTGCCTGCACAGGAACAGGAATTCCACCAACAAAAATCAATGAAGTGACTGCTATCATTAAAGCCTACACCACACGCGTGGGTGAGGGTCCTTTCCCTACAGAACTTCTTGATGAAACCGGCGAAAAACTGAGAGCCAAGGGGTTTGAGTTTGGAGCAACTACAGGAAGACCGCGGAGATGTGGCTGGTTTGATGCATTCCTTGTGAAATATTCATCCATGGTTAATGGAACAACATCCGTAGCGCTGACCAAGATGGATGTTCTCGATTCATTCCCGGAGATAAAAGTAGCTACCGGCTACATTCACAAGGGAAAACTCCTCTCCAACTTCCCTGTCGATTGCGACATACTAAACGAATGTGAACCTGTTTATGAAACGGTCGAGGGTTGGAACTGTGACACCTCCGGCTGCACTTCCTGGAATGATCTTCCCGATAAGGCTAAAAGATATATCGATTTCATTTCGGAAAAGGCGGGAATGAAGGTCGCGATAGTCTCCATCGGACCTAACAGGGAGCAAACTTTCTTCGTCTGA